One stretch of Sporocytophaga myxococcoides DSM 11118 DNA includes these proteins:
- the dacB gene encoding D-alanyl-D-alanine carboxypeptidase/D-alanyl-D-alanine endopeptidase has product MIARIFPVLTIGLFLILNHASGQGALTELKKLSETKDLKRGSISFYAHELSTSKTILNYNGTKLLIPASNQKLLTTAAALSLLGPDYTFKTYLEYDGHISNKGVLDGNIYIRGEGDPTFGSGRISASEAWSEVLNKICKILSEAGIKQINGGIIGDASWFEYNSIPDYWIWTDIGNYYGTGAYGVNVNENTYKLILKPGKAIGDSVEVLGTDPVIPNIQFLNSLKTAAEGTGDNGYIYGAPFTSLRTVSGTIPKGGNFSIKGSMPDPAYFVASGIKEALFKNNIEVTQPARSIYTFNGQAIAERKVVHTFTSSPLRDIIKETNVNSLNLYAESLLKMIGKKLYNEGSTKAGIKALQEFWNSKGLDPSSIVVIDGSGLSTFNWVCSEAFSQALLQMSKEKYYADFYNSLPVSGGSGTLKKVGKGTKLENNMRAKSGSMKRVLCYSGYIKNPETGKEYSFSVMVNNFECTASALIPKLEKILLLLQAGQFN; this is encoded by the coding sequence ATGATTGCCAGAATATTTCCAGTATTAACAATTGGTTTGTTTTTAATTTTAAACCACGCATCAGGTCAGGGCGCATTGACCGAGTTGAAGAAACTATCTGAGACAAAGGATTTGAAGAGGGGGAGTATTTCTTTTTATGCTCATGAATTATCTACATCAAAAACGATTCTCAATTACAATGGTACTAAACTCTTGATACCCGCATCTAATCAAAAATTGCTAACGACAGCTGCTGCATTAAGTCTCCTTGGACCTGACTATACATTTAAAACTTATCTTGAATACGATGGCCATATTAGTAATAAAGGAGTCCTTGATGGCAACATTTATATTAGAGGAGAAGGTGATCCAACATTTGGTAGTGGTAGGATTTCTGCATCAGAAGCATGGAGTGAAGTTCTGAATAAAATTTGTAAAATATTATCTGAGGCAGGTATCAAACAGATCAATGGTGGTATAATTGGTGATGCATCCTGGTTTGAATATAATTCTATTCCTGATTATTGGATATGGACAGATATTGGCAATTATTATGGTACAGGTGCCTATGGGGTAAATGTAAATGAGAATACTTATAAGCTTATTCTAAAACCAGGAAAAGCAATTGGTGATTCTGTTGAAGTTTTGGGAACGGATCCGGTTATTCCTAACATTCAATTTCTCAATTCTCTTAAAACAGCCGCAGAAGGTACCGGCGATAACGGTTACATTTATGGAGCACCCTTTACCAGTCTTAGGACAGTATCGGGGACAATACCCAAAGGGGGAAATTTTTCAATTAAAGGATCAATGCCCGATCCAGCGTATTTTGTGGCTTCTGGAATTAAGGAAGCTTTATTTAAAAATAATATTGAAGTAACTCAACCTGCCAGATCTATATATACTTTTAATGGCCAGGCAATAGCAGAACGAAAGGTTGTACACACATTTACCTCTTCTCCTTTGCGAGATATCATAAAGGAAACCAATGTTAATAGTCTGAATCTTTATGCTGAATCACTATTAAAGATGATCGGTAAAAAGTTATATAATGAAGGTTCTACTAAGGCTGGAATAAAGGCATTGCAGGAGTTTTGGAATTCAAAGGGATTAGATCCGTCTTCAATTGTTGTTATCGATGGGAGCGGACTTTCTACATTCAATTGGGTATGTTCTGAAGCATTCAGTCAGGCACTTTTGCAAATGAGCAAAGAAAAGTATTATGCTGATTTTTATAACTCACTTCCTGTTTCTGGTGGGAGCGGTACTTTAAAAAAAGTAGGAAAAGGTACTAAGTTGGAAAATAATATGCGGGCCAAAAGTGGTAGTATGAAAAGGGTACTTTGTTATTCAGGTTATATCAAAAATCCTGAAACCGGAAAGGAATATTCATTTTCGGTGATGGTCAATAATTTTGAATGCACAGCCTCAGCTTTGATACCCAAACTTGAAAAAATTCTTTTATTGCTTCAGGCAGGGCAATTTAATTAA
- a CDS encoding TerC family protein — protein sequence MENIYFWIIFNVFVLGLLILDLFVLNRKTETVTVKSALWWSAFWIGLAIAFNIFVYFWKGKNAAFEFLTGYLLEESLSVDNLFVFMLIFNYFRVPSEYQRKVLFWGIIGALVLRAFFIVVGVSLINQFHWMGFILGGFLIFTGAKMALEKDEEINPEKNPIILLVNKFLRVTKNYHGSDFFTRINGQLFATPLFIVVLVVETTDVVFAVDSIPAILAVSKDPFIVYTSNVFALLGLRSLYFALAGIMQLFHYINYGLSLILVFIGIKLVGDSGGWFEIEMKYALMIVAGILTLSILFSIWFPKKDEDQNDEEPKDESVEAKENK from the coding sequence ATGGAGAACATTTATTTTTGGATAATCTTTAATGTTTTTGTACTGGGCCTTCTGATTCTGGACCTTTTTGTTCTGAATAGAAAAACTGAGACTGTAACTGTTAAATCTGCTTTGTGGTGGTCTGCATTCTGGATTGGACTTGCAATTGCATTTAATATATTCGTTTATTTCTGGAAAGGTAAAAACGCAGCATTTGAATTTCTCACTGGCTATTTACTAGAGGAATCTTTAAGTGTCGACAATCTCTTCGTATTTATGCTGATATTTAACTATTTCAGAGTTCCGTCTGAATATCAGAGAAAAGTTTTGTTTTGGGGAATCATTGGAGCGCTAGTACTTAGAGCATTTTTTATAGTTGTCGGAGTTTCTCTGATTAATCAGTTTCACTGGATGGGATTCATTCTTGGGGGATTTTTAATTTTTACAGGTGCTAAAATGGCGCTTGAAAAAGATGAAGAGATCAATCCGGAAAAAAATCCTATTATACTTTTGGTTAACAAATTCTTGAGAGTTACCAAGAATTATCATGGAAGCGATTTCTTTACGAGAATAAACGGGCAATTATTTGCAACTCCTTTATTCATTGTAGTCCTTGTGGTAGAAACAACTGATGTTGTATTTGCTGTTGATTCAATTCCTGCAATCCTTGCAGTAAGTAAAGATCCTTTCATTGTTTATACCTCTAACGTTTTTGCATTACTTGGATTAAGATCCCTCTACTTCGCCCTTGCAGGAATAATGCAGCTTTTCCATTATATCAATTATGGACTGTCATTGATTTTAGTTTTTATAGGCATAAAGCTTGTCGGGGATTCTGGTGGATGGTTTGAAATAGAAATGAAGTATGCCCTGATGATAGTTGCAGGAATACTGACTCTTTCAATTCTTTTTTCAATTTGGTTCCCCAAAAAAGATGAGGACCAGAATGATGAAGAACCTAAAGATGAATCTGTTGAAGCTAAAGAAAATAAGTAA
- a CDS encoding sensor histidine kinase — translation MEKSYGHIEQTRLSCLIDINGTFLKVDEACRTILLEDETQSSSNFFSSCLDKYAKLFTSFLSIVEKNDPSVIILKHKNNKGILEIEWTVTSNDNEKSFSLSGLIRQDFTTTELQNKIQEYIYPTIITDPSLKITSYNKAFDKVNPALSGTIIGMDLKEVLIDKDGNFIHEAIFSAGNCFPIPLQLKLNGQDNDYIVSMLSLSDYNIITLLPQANSSLKENELKKKEEDINNFIYKVSHDFKGPLTSLNGVLDIAADELKDSAFIPFLNMIRTCSDKLEALITTLLELSRVQATPIIKEATDLHLLISELKNEIRKQVPVLYDNVQLSVPDTLPNFITDVRVFRIALKHLLLNAFVFQKKTRQQPIVELKISKDISAIEFEVIDNGLGIAENKMERAFEMFYKGSDYSVGTGMGLYLAKVAIQRLSGELILTSKLDEGTRAIIKLPQS, via the coding sequence ATGGAAAAATCTTACGGACATATAGAACAGACTAGGCTCTCTTGCCTGATAGACATCAACGGAACATTTCTAAAGGTTGATGAAGCATGCAGAACTATATTGTTGGAAGACGAGACCCAATCATCTTCAAACTTCTTTAGTTCATGTCTGGATAAATATGCTAAACTTTTTACTTCCTTTCTATCTATAGTTGAAAAAAATGATCCTTCTGTTATAATCCTCAAACATAAAAATAACAAAGGCATACTTGAGATTGAATGGACAGTCACCTCAAACGATAATGAAAAATCCTTTTCACTTAGTGGTCTGATAAGACAAGATTTTACCACTACAGAGCTTCAGAATAAAATTCAGGAATACATTTATCCTACCATCATAACTGATCCATCTCTTAAGATTACCTCATACAACAAAGCATTTGATAAGGTAAATCCTGCATTGTCCGGAACAATAATAGGAATGGACTTAAAAGAAGTATTAATAGATAAAGATGGTAATTTTATCCATGAAGCTATCTTTTCCGCTGGGAATTGTTTTCCAATTCCACTTCAACTAAAGCTCAATGGACAGGACAATGATTATATAGTATCCATGCTTTCTCTATCTGATTATAATATTATCACGCTATTGCCTCAAGCAAATAGTTCTTTAAAGGAGAACGAGCTAAAGAAGAAAGAAGAGGATATAAATAACTTCATATATAAAGTCTCACATGACTTCAAAGGACCTCTTACAAGTTTGAATGGTGTACTTGATATCGCTGCAGATGAGTTGAAAGACAGTGCATTCATTCCTTTTTTAAACATGATCCGCACATGTTCTGATAAGCTAGAAGCATTAATTACTACTCTTCTTGAGTTATCAAGGGTTCAGGCTACCCCAATAATTAAGGAAGCGACAGACCTTCACCTGCTTATTTCCGAATTAAAAAATGAAATCAGGAAACAAGTACCTGTATTGTATGACAATGTTCAACTATCAGTTCCCGATACACTTCCAAACTTTATTACCGATGTTCGAGTGTTCAGAATCGCATTAAAGCATTTGTTGCTGAATGCATTTGTATTTCAAAAGAAGACCAGACAACAACCAATAGTTGAGCTTAAGATAAGTAAAGACATCTCTGCTATTGAATTTGAAGTAATAGACAATGGACTTGGAATTGCTGAAAATAAAATGGAAAGAGCATTCGAAATGTTTTATAAAGGATCAGACTACTCTGTTGGAACTGGTATGGGTTTATACCTTGCAAAAGTAGCTATTCAGAGATTGTCTGGTGAATTGATTCTGACAAGTAAACTAGATGAAGGAACAAGAGCCATCATAAAATTACCTCAGAGTTGA
- a CDS encoding complex I subunit 4 family protein gives METSILIFLPLVAGLISFLLPDNRAKQFAFTAALAEFAYSLVLLLQFNPQETLAYSTSVPWVKSMGISFSVGMDGISILLVMLTTFLIPLIILSSFRRTFANSNYFYGLVLIMQSALVGVFVARDAFLFYVFWELALIPIYFIALIWGGENRKKITFKFFVYTLAGSLLMLVAIIYLYLQTPNGSFDINQFYAVGSTLSSTDQALVFFAFFLAFAIKMPIFPFHTWQPDTYTVTPAQGTMLLSGIMLKMGIYGVIRWILPLVPEAAHTYGMPAIILSVIGIIYASIIAIKQKDFKRLIAYVSIAHVGLIAAGIFTLGEESLQGGIIQMLSHGINVVGLFFVIDVLFDRTKTLELSSLGGIRNVAPFFTVTFIILLFSSIALPFTGGFPGEFLLFVGIFQYNPWIAAVAGVSVILGAVYMLSSFQKIMLGETNNLTSGFADLFTSEKLVLIPIIILIFWMGIYPETFLEISEPAVKALIKGTGASLSLK, from the coding sequence ATGGAAACCAGTATATTAATTTTTCTTCCGTTAGTAGCAGGCTTAATTTCATTCCTGCTTCCTGACAACAGGGCAAAACAATTTGCATTTACAGCTGCACTAGCTGAATTTGCTTATTCTCTGGTTTTACTCTTACAATTTAATCCTCAGGAAACTTTAGCTTATAGTACTTCAGTGCCATGGGTTAAATCAATGGGAATTTCATTCAGTGTAGGAATGGATGGAATCAGCATACTTCTTGTAATGCTTACCACCTTTCTTATTCCTTTAATTATCCTTTCTTCTTTCAGAAGAACATTTGCTAACAGCAACTACTTCTATGGACTTGTATTAATCATGCAGTCAGCACTTGTAGGAGTATTTGTTGCCCGTGATGCGTTTTTGTTCTATGTGTTCTGGGAGTTGGCACTTATTCCAATCTATTTCATCGCATTGATCTGGGGAGGCGAAAACAGAAAAAAAATCACTTTCAAGTTCTTCGTTTATACTCTAGCAGGCAGTCTATTAATGCTTGTTGCGATCATTTATCTGTATCTTCAGACCCCAAACGGTTCGTTCGACATTAATCAATTCTACGCAGTTGGAAGCACATTAAGTTCAACAGACCAGGCGCTTGTGTTCTTTGCATTCTTCCTGGCATTTGCTATCAAGATGCCGATCTTCCCTTTTCATACTTGGCAGCCTGACACCTATACTGTAACACCTGCTCAGGGTACTATGCTTCTTTCTGGAATCATGCTAAAGATGGGTATCTACGGAGTTATAAGATGGATACTTCCACTTGTACCAGAAGCAGCTCACACATATGGAATGCCGGCGATTATTCTTAGCGTGATTGGAATTATCTATGCTTCGATCATAGCAATTAAGCAAAAAGACTTCAAGAGACTGATTGCTTATGTTTCAATCGCACACGTTGGTTTAATTGCAGCAGGAATATTTACTCTTGGAGAAGAAAGTCTTCAGGGAGGTATCATTCAAATGCTTTCTCACGGTATCAATGTAGTGGGATTGTTCTTTGTAATTGATGTTCTATTTGACAGAACCAAAACGCTTGAACTATCTTCTTTAGGTGGAATAAGAAATGTTGCCCCCTTCTTTACTGTTACGTTTATCATTTTGCTTTTCAGCAGTATAGCACTGCCATTTACAGGAGGTTTTCCTGGTGAGTTCCTTCTATTCGTTGGAATATTCCAGTACAATCCGTGGATAGCTGCAGTGGCCGGAGTTTCTGTAATTCTGGGTGCAGTTTATATGTTATCAAGCTTCCAGAAGATCATGTTGGGAGAAACCAACAACTTAACTTCAGGATTTGCTGATCTGTTTACAAGCGAAAAACTGGTATTAATACCAATAATCATTTTAATATTCTGGATGGGGATTTACCCTGAAACATTCCTTGAAATTTCGGAACCAGCAGTTAAAGCATTAATCAAAGGAACAGGGGCATCTTTAAGTTTGAAATAA
- the nuoL gene encoding NADH-quinone oxidoreductase subunit L produces the protein MLQLAWLIPVLPLIGFLIIGLANKKLNKALVGIIGCGSILGSFLIVLSLLINVLNGSIQSETLTYFNWISAGSLDIKLSFLIDPLSVTMMTIITGVGFLIHLYSAGYMSHDEGFARYFAYLNLFVFSMLILVMGSNFLVLFAGWEGVGLCSYLLIGFWFKNNDYNNAAKKAFIMNRIGDLGFLLGMLLIIVTFGSLEYSVVFEQAQTIFKPGVAQPVLIAITLLLFLGATGKSAQIPLYTWLPDAMAGPTPVSALIHAATMVTAGIYMIVRSNVLFSLAPFTLEVIEIIGLTTALFAATIGLVQNDIKKVLAYSTVSQLGYMFFALGMGAYSTAIFHVATHAFFKALLFLGAGSVIHAMSGEQDIRSMGGLWKKLPITFATFIIGTVAIAGIPPFAGFFSKDEILAHAYEHSPILWVLGVLGALMTTFYMFRLVFLTFFGSFRGTDHQKSHLHESPLIMTIPLMVLAVLSVIGGFVGVPEVLGGHNFLKSFLSPVIAPINQHTEHALSHSTELMLMGISVGAVLLVIIIAAIVYISKKAVPSPEGSDLSAPHKVLYNKYYIDEIYRTLVVKPLYWLGDIFYKVFEIKIIDNFVNAWGKGIDRGSAGLRFLQNGSISFYMFAMVIGIILILFFNTII, from the coding sequence ATGTTACAATTAGCCTGGTTAATACCTGTTTTACCTCTTATTGGATTTTTGATAATTGGTTTAGCTAATAAAAAGTTAAACAAAGCCCTTGTAGGTATTATTGGTTGCGGAAGTATCCTTGGATCCTTCCTTATTGTGCTTTCCCTTTTGATCAATGTATTAAATGGAAGCATTCAATCCGAAACCCTTACATATTTCAACTGGATTTCAGCAGGTTCGCTTGATATTAAGCTTTCATTTCTTATAGATCCTCTTTCTGTTACGATGATGACAATCATCACAGGAGTTGGTTTCTTAATTCATTTGTATTCTGCCGGATACATGTCTCATGACGAAGGTTTTGCAAGGTACTTCGCTTACCTGAATCTATTCGTTTTCTCCATGTTAATCCTTGTGATGGGCTCCAACTTCCTTGTTCTATTTGCAGGATGGGAAGGTGTAGGACTTTGCTCTTATCTATTAATAGGATTCTGGTTTAAAAACAATGATTATAACAACGCTGCGAAAAAAGCATTCATTATGAACCGTATAGGTGACCTTGGCTTCCTTTTAGGAATGCTTTTGATCATCGTTACATTCGGAAGCCTTGAGTATAGTGTTGTTTTCGAGCAGGCCCAAACTATCTTCAAACCAGGTGTTGCTCAACCTGTACTGATAGCAATTACATTGCTATTATTCCTCGGAGCAACCGGTAAAAGCGCACAAATTCCACTTTATACCTGGCTACCTGATGCGATGGCAGGTCCGACACCTGTTTCTGCACTTATTCACGCAGCAACCATGGTTACAGCAGGTATTTACATGATTGTAAGATCTAATGTACTTTTCTCTTTAGCGCCATTCACTTTAGAAGTAATTGAAATTATCGGACTTACAACTGCTCTTTTTGCAGCAACAATCGGTCTGGTTCAAAACGATATCAAAAAAGTACTTGCTTATTCTACAGTAAGTCAGTTAGGATATATGTTCTTCGCTCTTGGAATGGGAGCCTATTCAACAGCGATATTCCACGTAGCTACACATGCTTTCTTTAAGGCACTTCTTTTCCTTGGTGCTGGTAGTGTAATTCACGCAATGAGTGGCGAACAAGATATCAGAAGCATGGGTGGTCTTTGGAAAAAACTTCCGATTACCTTCGCTACGTTTATCATAGGAACAGTTGCTATTGCAGGTATCCCCCCATTTGCTGGTTTCTTCTCTAAAGATGAAATTCTGGCTCATGCTTACGAACACTCCCCTATTCTATGGGTGCTTGGAGTTTTAGGTGCATTGATGACTACATTCTATATGTTCCGTCTGGTTTTCTTGACCTTCTTCGGATCATTCAGAGGAACAGACCACCAGAAATCTCATTTACATGAATCTCCACTTATCATGACTATTCCATTGATGGTACTTGCAGTGCTTTCAGTAATTGGAGGTTTTGTAGGTGTTCCAGAAGTTCTTGGAGGTCATAACTTCCTGAAATCTTTCTTAAGTCCAGTAATAGCTCCGATTAATCAACATACGGAACACGCATTAAGTCATTCGACAGAATTAATGCTAATGGGAATTTCAGTTGGAGCAGTTTTATTGGTAATTATAATTGCTGCAATAGTTTACATTTCTAAAAAAGCAGTTCCATCTCCAGAGGGATCAGATCTTTCCGCTCCTCACAAAGTACTATACAACAAATACTATATTGACGAAATCTACAGAACCCTGGTAGTAAAACCACTTTACTGGCTTGGAGATATATTCTACAAAGTGTTTGAGATAAAAATTATTGACAACTTTGTAAATGCCTGGGGTAAGGGAATTGATAGAGGAAGCGCCGGCTTAAGATTTCTACAAAACGGTAGCATCAGTTTCTACATGTTTGCTATGGTTATTGGCATCATATTAATATTGTTCTTTAACACGATTATCTAG
- a CDS encoding NADH-quinone oxidoreductase subunit J family protein, producing MDQLVFLILSIISIGAALAVIFSKNPVYSVLFLILTFFSIAGHYVLLNAQFLFIVHIIVYAGAIMVLFLFVIMLLNLNKTSETGKTMLPKIAGAISGGLLLIVLLGAVKGLNQSEASQAINADMGSVKNLGKILFSEYLLPFEVSSALFLSAMIGAVMLGKKNLKDH from the coding sequence ATGGATCAGTTGGTATTTTTGATTTTGTCTATCATATCGATAGGTGCTGCATTGGCGGTCATATTTTCTAAAAACCCAGTGTATAGTGTATTATTTCTGATATTGACTTTCTTTTCTATAGCAGGGCATTATGTTCTATTGAATGCACAATTTCTTTTCATTGTGCATATCATAGTTTATGCAGGAGCAATCATGGTATTGTTCCTCTTTGTAATCATGCTTTTAAACCTCAACAAGACTAGCGAAACCGGCAAAACTATGCTACCTAAAATAGCAGGTGCTATTTCCGGAGGACTATTACTGATTGTATTGTTGGGAGCTGTAAAAGGCCTTAATCAATCAGAAGCAAGTCAAGCAATAAATGCAGACATGGGTTCAGTTAAAAACCTGGGAAAAATCCTTTTCAGTGAATATTTGCTTCCATTTGAAGTTTCATCCGCACTATTCCTTTCTGCAATGATCGGAGCTGTGATGTTAGGAAAAAAGAATCTTAAAGATCATTAA
- a CDS encoding DedA family protein, with protein sequence MDSIVHLFQQLIDPEKLILFGGVTLILLVVFIENGLFFGFFLPGDTLLFTTGIFCATGILNTSILLLLGTISLAAVLGNLAGYAFGKKMGEALLSRKDTLLFKKKYVMAAEAFFIKYGGLALVMGRFLPIIRTFAPIFAGVVKFDFKKFLTYNIIGGILWVFSMLLLGYFLGIMFPQIKEHLELFIGGIVVITWIPVIKTYLTERRKVKKANEQV encoded by the coding sequence ATGGATTCTATTGTACACCTCTTTCAGCAATTGATCGATCCCGAGAAACTGATTCTGTTTGGAGGTGTAACTTTAATCCTGTTAGTTGTTTTTATAGAAAACGGGTTGTTTTTTGGTTTTTTTTTACCAGGTGACACACTTCTTTTTACAACAGGAATATTCTGTGCCACAGGTATTTTGAACACCTCTATTCTCCTACTCTTAGGAACCATATCACTAGCTGCAGTACTTGGTAATCTGGCAGGATATGCCTTTGGAAAAAAAATGGGAGAAGCACTACTTTCCAGAAAAGATACTCTCCTATTTAAAAAGAAATATGTAATGGCTGCCGAAGCCTTCTTTATTAAATATGGAGGATTGGCATTAGTAATGGGAAGATTTTTACCTATTATAAGAACTTTCGCACCCATTTTCGCAGGAGTTGTAAAATTTGACTTCAAAAAATTTCTCACCTATAATATTATAGGTGGAATACTTTGGGTCTTTTCAATGCTTTTATTAGGTTATTTTTTAGGTATAATGTTTCCTCAAATAAAAGAACATCTAGAATTATTCATTGGAGGAATCGTAGTCATCACTTGGATTCCTGTTATAAAAACCTACCTTACAGAAAGAAGAAAAGTTAAGAAAGCAAACGAACAGGTCTGA
- the nuoK gene encoding NADH-quinone oxidoreductase subunit NuoK, translating to MQVLSNTVNNYLVLASILFAIGVMGVLVRRNIIIIFMSIELMLNAINLLLVAFSVFHNDASGQVFVFFIMAVAAAEVTVGLAILVMIYRNTGSVDINSLNKLKW from the coding sequence ATGCAAGTTTTATCAAACACAGTTAATAACTACCTTGTTCTTGCAAGCATCCTTTTTGCGATAGGCGTCATGGGTGTCCTTGTAAGAAGGAATATCATTATCATTTTTATGTCCATCGAGCTGATGCTGAATGCTATAAACCTTTTGCTTGTAGCATTTTCTGTATTTCATAATGATGCCTCAGGACAGGTATTCGTTTTCTTTATCATGGCAGTTGCCGCGGCTGAAGTTACGGTCGGTCTGGCAATCCTTGTAATGATATACAGAAATACAGGATCGGTAGATATAAATTCTCTGAATAAATTAAAGTGGTAG
- a CDS encoding NuoI/complex I 23 kDa subunit family protein, whose protein sequence is MHSLSNRSKVVVKKEMTLTEKMYLPAILGGMLITIKHFFKRKPTIQYPEQKREFSKVYRGKHILKRDEQGRENCTACGLCAVACPAEAISIVAAERKKGEEHLYREEKYAKTYEINMLRCIFCGLCEEACPKDAVYLTEELAPANFDRSNFIFGKDKLVQPVGTSAHPKTYKPYKK, encoded by the coding sequence ATGCACTCTTTATCTAACAGATCAAAGGTTGTAGTTAAGAAAGAAATGACATTGACGGAGAAAATGTATCTCCCGGCAATACTTGGTGGTATGTTGATCACCATCAAGCACTTCTTTAAAAGAAAACCAACCATTCAATATCCTGAACAAAAAAGAGAGTTCAGTAAGGTTTACAGAGGCAAACACATTCTGAAAAGAGATGAGCAAGGCAGAGAAAACTGCACTGCTTGTGGTCTATGCGCCGTAGCATGTCCTGCTGAAGCTATTTCTATAGTTGCTGCTGAAAGAAAAAAAGGTGAGGAACATCTGTATCGTGAAGAAAAATATGCCAAGACATACGAAATAAATATGCTTAGATGTATTTTCTGCGGTCTTTGTGAAGAAGCTTGTCCTAAGGATGCTGTATATCTTACAGAAGAGCTTGCACCAGCAAACTTTGACAGATCGAACTTTATTTTCGGAAAAGATAAACTTGTTCAACCAGTAGGAACAAGTGCACATCCTAAAACTTATAAACCTTACAAAAAGTAA
- a CDS encoding NADH-quinone oxidoreductase subunit N, whose amino-acid sequence MKTLILTALLGIVSMLSEIFGFRKYLWTILVLGLTGVFCVNLSELTSAYQYFPNMVVFDHYAGVFSGLIILMALVWFFISKDQYDSNEFNQADHYSLIMFALTGTIVLVSFTHLAMLFLGIEILSIPMFILAGSRKHELSSNEASLKYFIMGAFASGILLFGIALLYGATGTFNIHEIALIASNNSDSVSILFYTGIFMVMIGLAFKVSAVPFHFWTPDVYEGSPLVITAFMATIVKTAAFAAFYRLFNTSFTPLLPHWGSTLSVIIIFTILTGNILAVYQISVKRMLAYSGIAQAGYMLMTILLQNYESQDALVLYTSSYALSTLCAFAVLHYVVKLKGNDSFEAFSGLGKSHPLLAVIMVISMLSLAGIPPAIGFFAKFYLFSAVLQQGYLGLVIVAVLGSLISVYYYFRVIISMYSGESETESIQLSVINKAVLVLIGCLIILLGVTPGLFIDAIKSLT is encoded by the coding sequence ATGAAAACATTAATTCTAACAGCATTACTTGGCATCGTTTCAATGTTATCCGAGATATTCGGATTCAGAAAATATCTTTGGACAATTTTAGTTCTTGGCCTTACAGGTGTATTTTGTGTAAACTTGTCTGAGCTAACTTCTGCATATCAGTATTTTCCGAATATGGTTGTATTTGATCATTATGCGGGAGTATTTTCCGGGCTAATTATACTGATGGCTCTTGTTTGGTTTTTTATCTCAAAAGATCAGTATGATTCAAATGAATTCAATCAGGCAGATCATTACTCACTGATAATGTTTGCTCTAACCGGAACAATTGTACTCGTATCATTTACCCACCTTGCTATGCTTTTCCTTGGAATCGAAATTCTTTCAATTCCAATGTTTATCTTGGCTGGTAGTAGAAAACATGAACTGTCTTCAAATGAAGCTTCTTTAAAGTACTTTATAATGGGTGCTTTTGCTTCAGGTATATTATTATTTGGAATTGCTCTTTTATATGGTGCAACTGGAACATTCAATATCCACGAAATTGCACTTATAGCTTCCAATAATTCAGATTCTGTATCAATCTTATTTTATACAGGTATATTTATGGTGATGATTGGTCTTGCATTCAAGGTTTCTGCAGTTCCATTCCACTTCTGGACGCCAGATGTTTATGAAGGATCACCACTTGTTATTACTGCTTTCATGGCAACTATTGTAAAAACTGCAGCATTTGCCGCTTTTTACAGATTATTCAATACATCATTTACCCCACTGCTTCCGCATTGGGGATCTACGCTTTCTGTGATTATTATCTTTACGATTTTAACAGGAAATATTCTTGCAGTGTATCAGATCAGCGTAAAAAGGATGCTTGCATACTCTGGTATTGCTCAGGCAGGTTACATGTTAATGACTATACTTCTTCAAAACTACGAAAGTCAGGACGCATTAGTACTTTATACGTCCTCATATGCACTATCAACACTTTGTGCTTTTGCGGTTCTTCATTATGTAGTTAAATTAAAAGGCAATGATTCTTTCGAAGCATTCAGTGGTTTAGGCAAATCTCATCCATTACTTGCTGTAATCATGGTAATTTCTATGCTTTCTTTAGCAGGTATTCCTCCTGCAATTGGATTCTTTGCTAAATTTTATCTGTTCTCAGCGGTTCTGCAACAAGGATATTTAGGATTGGTAATTGTAGCTGTACTAGGCTCTTTAATAAGCGTTTACTATTACTTCAGAGTTATTATTTCAATGTATTCTGGAGAATCTGAAACAGAATCAATACAACTTTCTGTTATTAATAAAGCTGTATTAGTATTAATTGGCTGCTTAATAATTCTACTTGGAGTTACTCCTGGCCTGTTTATTGATGCTATAAAGTCTTTAACCTAA